A region of Desulfonatronum thiodismutans DNA encodes the following proteins:
- a CDS encoding flagellar basal body-associated FliL family protein, with translation MAKKDALPVDEEKKKGGKVKWVVLLLVFLLLAGGGGAAYWFLMGPGAVSEDAVLEQEGDQAGRQGARTDFVPEIVTLDPFVVNLADPLGRRFLRMTLDVEVLNRAAIADVQRNNSRIRDAVILLLAGKSFADLASMEGKITLKNQIVERLNQIVGGGRVTNVYFTEFVVQ, from the coding sequence ATGGCGAAAAAAGATGCTCTTCCGGTGGACGAGGAAAAGAAAAAGGGAGGGAAGGTGAAGTGGGTGGTTTTGCTGCTGGTCTTTCTGCTGCTGGCCGGTGGCGGGGGGGCCGCCTACTGGTTCTTGATGGGCCCCGGGGCCGTTTCCGAGGACGCCGTCCTGGAGCAGGAAGGGGATCAAGCCGGCCGTCAGGGTGCTCGGACGGATTTCGTTCCGGAAATCGTGACCCTGGACCCGTTCGTCGTCAACCTGGCTGATCCCCTGGGAAGGCGGTTTCTGCGCATGACCCTGGATGTGGAGGTGCTGAACAGAGCCGCCATCGCCGACGTGCAGCGCAATAACTCCCGGATTCGTGACGCGGTGATTCTCCTGTTGGCGGGCAAGTCCTTCGCCGACCTGGCCAGCATGGAGGGAAAGATCACCTTGAAAAATCAGATCGTGGAGCGATTGAATCAGATCGTCGGGGGCGGCA